Proteins from one Pelorhabdus rhamnosifermentans genomic window:
- a CDS encoding Bax inhibitor-1/YccA family protein, whose product MANPVISKVRALHTYSSETATYAGIATKSLALVGIVTISALITWVMGYATPVTATVTSLMGFIAALAISFRPAWAGFLSPLYAILEGMFLAAVSVMFAKMYQGIVINAVMITFGIAISSALIYAKGYVKVNAGFMRAVYMATLGICITYFIEFILSFFGIHIPQIHQGGPIGIIFSLIVIGVATLNLFIDYENISQSVRQGLPAEYEWFCAFALLVTLIWLYIEVLNLLRKLKEE is encoded by the coding sequence GTGGCGAATCCTGTAATTTCAAAAGTAAGAGCTCTTCATACCTATAGTAGTGAAACTGCTACCTATGCGGGGATAGCGACAAAAAGTCTCGCATTAGTAGGAATTGTTACTATCTCGGCACTAATAACTTGGGTAATGGGTTATGCAACCCCTGTTACGGCGACAGTTACCTCGCTTATGGGATTCATTGCGGCCCTTGCCATAAGCTTTCGTCCAGCGTGGGCTGGATTTTTGTCACCGCTTTACGCTATATTAGAAGGTATGTTTTTAGCCGCCGTATCAGTGATGTTTGCTAAAATGTATCAGGGGATTGTCATTAATGCCGTAATGATAACATTTGGTATTGCAATTAGTTCAGCGCTTATTTACGCAAAAGGGTATGTAAAAGTTAACGCAGGCTTTATGCGGGCCGTTTATATGGCTACGCTCGGTATCTGTATAACGTATTTCATTGAATTTATTTTAAGTTTCTTTGGTATTCATATCCCCCAAATACATCAAGGTGGACCTATTGGGATTATATTTAGCCTAATCGTAATTGGTGTAGCTACTTTAAATTTGTTTATTGATTACGAAAATATCAGTCAAAGTGTACGACAAGGACTACCGGCAGAATATGAATGGTTTTGTGCTTTTGCACTCCTCGTTACGCTGATTTGGTTATACATTGAAGTATTAAACCTCCTGCGTAAATTGAAAGAAGAATAA
- a CDS encoding iron-containing alcohol dehydrogenase: MSRFTIPRDIYFGKGCMTEVLESLSGKKAIVVTGGSSMQKFGFLDKVISSLRKTNMEVMLIEGVEPDPSVETVFNGAQKMREFEPDWIIALGGGSPIDAAKAMWIFYEHPEATFDDVKDPFTVPLLRNKARFVAIPSTSGTATEVTAFAVITDYSTKIKYPLADYNLTPDIAIVDSELAETMPPKLVAHTGMDALTHALEAYVATARSPFTDPLALQAILMVNDYILKSYQGDSEAREKMHIAQCLAGMSFSNALLGITHSLAHKIGAWFHIPHGCANAILLPFVIDFNKKVSLQNYAKVAKNLGLAGSSSDELVDNLVKFVQNLNEQLNIPATLQGAGVTTELFNSSVDIIAENAVNDPCTGSNPRLASAEDLKKILICAFKGEKVAF, translated from the coding sequence ATGAGCCGATTCACAATTCCCAGAGATATATATTTTGGTAAGGGCTGTATGACTGAGGTGCTAGAAAGCCTATCAGGAAAAAAAGCTATTGTTGTAACAGGCGGAAGTTCCATGCAAAAATTTGGTTTTTTAGATAAAGTCATTTCCAGTTTACGAAAAACCAACATGGAAGTGATGCTTATTGAAGGCGTTGAACCTGATCCATCAGTGGAAACAGTTTTTAATGGCGCACAAAAAATGCGTGAATTTGAGCCTGACTGGATTATTGCTCTTGGGGGCGGATCACCTATTGATGCTGCCAAAGCGATGTGGATTTTCTATGAACATCCGGAAGCAACTTTTGATGACGTGAAAGATCCATTTACTGTTCCACTGCTTCGCAATAAGGCCCGTTTTGTTGCCATTCCATCTACCAGCGGAACAGCCACAGAAGTAACTGCCTTTGCTGTTATTACTGACTACAGTACAAAAATAAAATATCCTTTGGCAGACTATAATTTGACTCCTGATATTGCCATTGTTGATTCTGAACTTGCTGAGACGATGCCACCAAAACTTGTTGCCCACACAGGAATGGATGCCTTAACTCATGCATTGGAAGCCTATGTGGCTACGGCTCGTTCTCCCTTTACGGATCCCTTGGCATTACAAGCAATTCTCATGGTAAACGATTACATTTTAAAATCTTATCAAGGCGACTCTGAAGCTCGCGAAAAAATGCATATTGCTCAGTGTCTGGCAGGCATGTCATTTAGCAATGCCTTATTAGGCATCACTCACAGTCTGGCTCATAAAATTGGTGCCTGGTTCCATATTCCTCACGGCTGTGCCAATGCTATCTTATTGCCTTTTGTTATTGATTTCAATAAGAAGGTTTCACTGCAAAACTATGCTAAAGTTGCGAAAAATTTGGGACTTGCAGGATCATCCTCTGACGAACTTGTTGATAATTTGGTCAAGTTCGTTCAGAATTTAAATGAGCAGTTAAACATTCCGGCAACTTTGCAGGGCGCAGGTGTAACAACAGAGCTATTTAATAGTAGCGTGGATATCATTGCGGAAAATGCTGTTAATGATCCTTGTACAGGCTCAAATCCCCGCTTAGCAAGTGCGGAGGATTTGAAAAAAATACTAATCTGTGCCTTTAAGGGAGAAAAAGTAGCTTTTTAA
- a CDS encoding sulfide/dihydroorotate dehydrogenase-like FAD/NAD-binding protein, protein MFKIVAKKVLSPTVKQFAMAAPQIAKKCQPGQFVIIRIDDEGERVPLTIADFDRDKGIITLLFQEVGASTQQLGQLEEGESILDIAGPLGNPTRIKKMGTVVCIGGGIGTAPVYPIARAMKAAGNRVISIIGARTAELLIFEDEMKNASDELYITTDDGSKGIKGFVTDVLKRLIDEEKLAEVMAIGPVVMMRGVAEVTRPYKIPTVVSLNPIMVDGTGMCGGCRVAVGNESKFACVDGPEFDAHQVDFDTLIARQKMYIPLEKKSCENGRGGCKCHQS, encoded by the coding sequence ATGTTTAAAATCGTTGCAAAAAAAGTTTTATCACCCACAGTCAAGCAGTTTGCCATGGCTGCACCGCAAATTGCAAAAAAATGTCAGCCGGGGCAATTTGTGATTATCCGAATTGATGACGAAGGGGAACGTGTACCTCTCACAATTGCTGATTTCGACCGGGATAAAGGGATAATTACCCTGCTTTTTCAGGAAGTTGGGGCGTCAACCCAGCAGCTAGGGCAGCTTGAAGAAGGCGAAAGTATTCTCGATATTGCTGGTCCGTTAGGTAATCCGACGCGCATAAAAAAAATGGGAACTGTTGTATGTATTGGCGGGGGTATTGGTACAGCTCCTGTATATCCCATTGCCCGTGCCATGAAAGCAGCGGGCAATCGTGTGATTTCTATTATTGGTGCACGTACGGCGGAACTATTAATTTTTGAAGATGAAATGAAAAATGCCAGTGATGAACTCTATATTACAACGGATGATGGTTCCAAAGGAATCAAAGGGTTTGTAACAGATGTACTGAAGCGCTTAATTGATGAAGAAAAATTGGCCGAAGTCATGGCGATTGGTCCTGTCGTGATGATGCGCGGTGTTGCTGAAGTGACACGTCCTTATAAAATTCCGACGGTTGTCAGCCTAAATCCAATTATGGTCGATGGCACAGGTATGTGTGGCGGTTGTCGGGTGGCTGTAGGAAATGAAAGCAAATTTGCTTGTGTTGATGGACCGGAATTTGATGCCCATCAAGTGGACTTTGACACCTTAATTGCTCGTCAAAAAATGTATATTCCACTTGAGAAAAAGAGTTGTGAAAATGGAAGGGGGGGCTGCAAATGTCACCAGTCATGA
- the gltA gene encoding NADPH-dependent glutamate synthase: MSPVMKKHAMPEQDPKVRAKNFNEVTLGYGEDTALAEAQRCLHCKTAPCRQGCPVEVNIPEFIQHIKDGQMDEAIKSLKSYNSLPAVCGRVCPQEEQCEKHCVLAKKGESVGIGRLERYAADYAREHGETVTAPQRAANAQKVAVIGAGPAGLTAAGDLAKLGYAVTIFEALHAPGGVLMYGIPEFRLPKAIVQQEISNLKKLGVVIEVNAIIGRTYTIDELLDEEGFEAVFIGTGAGLPHFLQIPGENLNGVYSANEFLTRCNLMKAYQFPKAATPIKVGHKVAVVGGGNVAMDAARTALRLGAEESYIVYRRSETEMPARLEEVHHAKEEGVQFRLLTNPLEVVGKDSWVTGLRCMKMELGEPDASGRRRPVEIAGSEFTLDVDVVIMAIGQGPNPLIQSTTKGLDTNKRGNIIADEETGQTSRPGIFAGGDIVTGAATVILAMGAGKKSAAAIDKYLQEKRQ, from the coding sequence ATGTCACCAGTCATGAAAAAACATGCCATGCCTGAACAAGATCCCAAGGTTCGAGCTAAAAATTTTAATGAAGTAACATTAGGATATGGTGAAGACACTGCCCTTGCTGAAGCACAGCGTTGTTTGCATTGCAAAACAGCCCCTTGTCGCCAAGGCTGTCCTGTTGAGGTAAATATTCCCGAATTTATTCAGCACATTAAAGATGGACAAATGGATGAGGCCATTAAAAGCTTAAAAAGCTATAATAGTCTCCCTGCCGTGTGCGGGCGTGTTTGTCCGCAGGAAGAACAGTGTGAAAAGCATTGTGTGCTGGCAAAGAAAGGTGAGTCTGTTGGGATCGGCCGCTTAGAACGGTATGCTGCGGATTATGCAAGAGAACATGGCGAGACAGTAACGGCACCACAGCGGGCAGCAAATGCACAAAAGGTGGCCGTCATTGGCGCTGGCCCGGCAGGTCTAACGGCAGCAGGCGATTTGGCTAAACTAGGCTATGCTGTGACGATATTTGAAGCTTTGCATGCGCCAGGTGGAGTCCTCATGTATGGCATCCCGGAATTTCGGTTGCCCAAAGCCATTGTGCAGCAGGAAATTAGCAATCTAAAAAAATTGGGTGTAGTTATTGAAGTGAATGCCATTATTGGCCGGACCTATACGATTGATGAGTTACTTGATGAGGAAGGTTTTGAGGCTGTCTTTATTGGGACAGGCGCTGGTTTACCGCACTTTTTACAAATTCCGGGTGAAAATCTAAATGGTGTATATTCGGCAAATGAGTTTTTAACGCGTTGTAATTTAATGAAGGCCTATCAATTTCCGAAAGCAGCGACACCCATTAAAGTGGGCCATAAGGTTGCTGTTGTTGGCGGTGGCAATGTGGCGATGGATGCTGCTCGAACGGCACTTCGTCTGGGAGCGGAAGAATCTTATATTGTCTATCGGCGATCCGAAACAGAAATGCCGGCTCGTTTAGAAGAAGTACATCATGCTAAAGAGGAAGGCGTGCAGTTTAGACTGCTAACGAATCCGCTTGAGGTTGTTGGAAAGGACAGCTGGGTTACGGGGCTTAGGTGCATGAAGATGGAGCTTGGCGAGCCTGATGCGAGTGGTAGGCGTCGTCCTGTAGAAATAGCCGGATCGGAATTTACTCTTGATGTAGATGTAGTGATTATGGCGATTGGTCAAGGGCCGAATCCGTTGATACAATCGACAACAAAGGGATTAGATACGAATAAACGCGGCAATATTATCGCTGATGAAGAGACAGGCCAGACTTCACGGCCGGGTATTTTTGCTGGTGGTGATATTGTGACAGGCGCAGCAACTGTTATATTGGCCATGGGAGCAGGCAAGAAGTCTGCTGCGGCCATAGACAAGTATTTGCAGGAAAAACGTCAGTAG
- a CDS encoding response regulator transcription factor, whose protein sequence is MKILIVEDSKFSQKVATRLFAEAFPAAELILADNGVAGYEKFMQVHPDVIVTDLLMPQMTGQEMIRKIRIVDQNILIFPLTADVQQSTKAELAEFNITALINKPLNQEKLVLVEKIVGEKLHDAK, encoded by the coding sequence TTGAAAATCTTAATTGTAGAGGATTCTAAGTTTTCACAAAAGGTTGCTACCCGCCTATTTGCCGAGGCATTTCCTGCTGCGGAGTTGATTTTGGCTGACAATGGTGTGGCTGGTTATGAGAAATTTATGCAGGTACATCCGGACGTTATTGTGACTGACTTATTAATGCCGCAGATGACTGGACAGGAAATGATTAGAAAGATCCGGATAGTAGATCAAAATATTCTTATTTTTCCATTAACGGCGGATGTTCAGCAATCGACCAAAGCAGAATTGGCGGAATTTAATATTACCGCTTTAATCAATAAACCGCTGAATCAGGAGAAATTGGTTTTGGTGGAAAAAATAGTGGGGGAAAAATTGCATGATGCTAAGTGA